The Myxococcales bacterium genome has a segment encoding these proteins:
- a CDS encoding 4-alpha-glucanotransferase, with translation MSPPRSYDRSLVREALAQLGIDRLVLAIHDASFPSLPHEELGRGSPYSEGGRAFLSFVQQLGFDGVLFGPQGQTSAVNPSPYDGTVFSRNLMSLAPSPLTSGSRPLVPPERLARWVAEAQVNHAGQARDRVAYASAWQGAQSLLDVAYETYRRGEDAELCRAFESYRTERLATDGWLEKDALFTVLSALHASDDWRRWPEPDRSLYREDAFSSADKRQRRQALLATQAPAIERYALGQFLLQRQHDELRRDLAGLRLFGDLQVGYAHSDVWAHGSVFLPGYEMGAPPSRTNPDGQPWGYPVLDPRLYGDPAVPGPALALVTERVDKLLTDFDGLRIDHPHGLVCPWVYMAGTADPAQAVQRGARLFSSPAVPDHPALGPFSLVRPEQLNPDPHTPRHADDWVIALEPAQTKRYAVVLDALLARAQARGRRRHDILCEVLSTWPFPLETVMRERALGRFCVTQKANPETSHDVYDSARLEPNDWIMVGTHDTPPLWALAPAWQGTRKLELRALHLARRLVPDDRARPAFAEELLGDPRALCNALFAELFASPARNVSVFFADLLGQTETYNRPGVKDALNWTLRVPPDFAGVYEARTARGEALDLRRALALALRAKQPTAEGLALATKLEQRAGPLPPP, from the coding sequence ATGTCTCCGCCGCGAAGCTACGATCGGTCCCTCGTCCGCGAAGCGCTCGCGCAGCTCGGAATCGACCGGCTGGTTTTGGCAATTCACGACGCCAGCTTTCCAAGCTTGCCGCACGAAGAACTCGGCCGCGGCTCGCCCTACTCCGAAGGCGGCCGCGCATTTTTGAGCTTCGTACAGCAGCTCGGCTTCGACGGGGTGCTCTTCGGGCCTCAGGGCCAAACCTCGGCCGTCAACCCCTCGCCTTACGACGGCACCGTGTTCTCGCGCAACCTCATGTCCCTGGCGCCGTCTCCCCTGACCTCGGGGTCCCGGCCCCTGGTGCCGCCCGAACGCCTGGCCCGCTGGGTGGCAGAGGCCCAGGTCAATCACGCAGGCCAGGCCCGCGACCGCGTCGCCTATGCCAGCGCCTGGCAGGGCGCACAGAGCCTGCTCGACGTGGCGTACGAAACGTACCGTCGCGGGGAGGACGCCGAGCTCTGCCGCGCCTTCGAAAGCTATCGGACCGAGCGCCTGGCCACGGACGGCTGGCTGGAAAAAGACGCTCTGTTCACCGTTTTGTCCGCGCTCCACGCCAGCGACGATTGGCGCCGGTGGCCCGAGCCGGATCGCAGCCTGTACCGCGAAGACGCATTCTCGTCTGCAGACAAACGACAGCGCCGCCAAGCCTTGTTGGCCACGCAGGCCCCGGCGATCGAGCGCTACGCCCTCGGGCAGTTTCTGCTGCAGCGCCAGCACGATGAGCTGCGACGAGACCTGGCGGGGCTCAGGCTGTTTGGAGACCTCCAGGTGGGGTACGCGCACAGCGATGTGTGGGCCCACGGGTCGGTCTTTCTTCCCGGCTACGAGATGGGGGCGCCTCCCAGCCGCACGAACCCCGACGGCCAGCCCTGGGGCTATCCCGTACTGGATCCCCGGCTTTACGGAGACCCCGCGGTCCCCGGACCGGCGCTCGCCCTCGTGACGGAGCGGGTGGACAAGCTGCTGACCGACTTCGACGGCCTTCGCATCGACCACCCTCACGGCCTCGTCTGCCCCTGGGTGTACATGGCAGGCACCGCAGATCCCGCGCAAGCCGTTCAACGAGGGGCCCGCCTCTTCTCGTCGCCCGCAGTGCCCGATCATCCGGCACTCGGGCCCTTTTCGCTGGTGCGCCCCGAGCAGCTCAACCCGGATCCCCACACCCCCCGCCATGCGGACGATTGGGTGATCGCGCTCGAGCCCGCGCAGACGAAGCGCTACGCCGTCGTGCTCGACGCCCTACTTGCGCGGGCACAGGCGCGGGGGCGGCGCCGCCACGACATCCTGTGCGAGGTTCTGAGCACCTGGCCCTTTCCCCTCGAGACCGTGATGCGAGAAAGAGCCCTCGGGCGCTTCTGTGTCACCCAGAAGGCCAACCCGGAAACGAGCCACGATGTCTACGACAGCGCGCGGCTCGAGCCGAACGACTGGATCATGGTGGGCACCCACGACACGCCCCCTTTGTGGGCGCTCGCGCCGGCCTGGCAGGGCACCCGCAAGCTCGAACTGCGGGCGCTCCACCTGGCCCGCCGCCTCGTGCCCGACGACAGGGCCCGCCCGGCCTTCGCCGAAGAGCTGCTTGGCGACCCGCGGGCCCTGTGCAACGCCCTCTTCGCCGAACTCTTTGCAAGCCCTGCCCGCAACGTCTCGGTGTTCTTCGCCGATCTGCTCGGCCAAACGGAAACGTACAACCGCCCCGGGGTGAAGGACGCTCTCAACTGGACCTTGCGGGTGCCGCCGGACTTTGCCGGGGTCTACGAGGCCCGGACGGCCCGAGGCGAGGCCCTGGATCTGCGCCGCGCGCTGGCGCTCGCCCTGCGGGCCAAACAGCCCACGGCCGAGGGCCTGGCTTTGGCGACGAAGCTCGAGCAACGCGCAGGCCCCTTGCCTCCCCCGTGA
- a CDS encoding response regulator, whose amino-acid sequence MTQTTRPFCQAGHDASCRLTTDELHAHVTRLLAADTKTLDAALQPSLAWAIASTGAQRGYVLVFSEDGQRFSCLLDHCVPGVDSIRTSMQGVPLGSFPWSMGRLKELAVVEVPNEAALPIEATAERTAMQASCIQSFVTLPLPGSGAPLGALGLDWLTSEGTWSRVELAHLSQLAQAMGALLDRERLLAQARQAEERLSSFIAGSADAIGCFEIPGGMPVDLEAEAQTASFSKRALVAKCNAEFVGLMGAATARELEGRTVQDSHSGLLGWLEGVFPLLVERGYRARDLELSLATGPERRPRQLVADLFGVVDRGSLVRLWGIFKDVTQQRQDDRHRQTLENQLRQAQRLESIGLLAGGVAHDFNNMLVAVLNYAELALRTLHTNPTAAAEDLRAIVKAGERAAGLTRQLLAFSRQQPMHKQPINLNDVIRNLMKLLRRVIHESVDLDFVPGHALGTVLGDPGQIEQVMLNLVVNANDAIDDIGRVTIETENVVLNGNYVKTHPWARAGRYVLLSVSDTGSGMSEEVRERAFEPFFTTKGPERGSGLGLSTAYGIIKQHDGMIHVYSEPGMGSRFKIYLPIVERAALSVGGHVERLVRGGNETILVAEDNDMVRQVVCALLERAGYQVIAAKDGGEAVQLFEQRGNEIHLALLDAVMPVMSGRAVFQHLHTLCPTLPVLFASGYTSGVFPEEFLREHQGRLIEKPYDSDTLLRRIREALDPPQGGEAGAAPTA is encoded by the coding sequence ATGACCCAAACCACCCGGCCGTTCTGCCAAGCAGGTCACGATGCGTCTTGTCGCCTGACGACTGACGAACTCCACGCGCACGTCACGCGGCTGCTCGCGGCCGACACCAAGACCCTCGACGCCGCGTTGCAACCCTCGCTGGCGTGGGCGATCGCCAGCACCGGAGCCCAGCGAGGGTACGTGCTCGTATTTTCGGAGGACGGCCAGCGCTTCTCCTGCCTGCTCGACCACTGTGTGCCGGGCGTCGATTCGATCCGCACGAGCATGCAGGGCGTTCCGTTGGGCTCGTTCCCCTGGAGCATGGGACGCTTGAAGGAGCTTGCCGTCGTCGAGGTGCCGAACGAAGCGGCGCTTCCCATCGAGGCCACCGCCGAACGCACCGCGATGCAGGCCTCGTGTATCCAAAGCTTCGTCACTCTACCCTTGCCGGGTAGCGGGGCCCCGCTCGGCGCGCTTGGACTCGATTGGCTCACGTCGGAGGGGACCTGGTCGCGGGTCGAACTCGCCCACCTTTCACAGCTCGCCCAGGCGATGGGGGCGTTGCTCGACCGAGAGCGCCTGCTCGCGCAGGCCCGGCAGGCCGAAGAGCGCCTGAGCTCCTTCATCGCGGGCAGTGCCGACGCAATCGGCTGCTTCGAGATCCCCGGGGGCATGCCCGTGGACCTCGAAGCCGAAGCGCAGACAGCCAGCTTCTCGAAGCGTGCGTTGGTGGCGAAGTGCAACGCCGAGTTCGTCGGCCTCATGGGGGCCGCCACCGCCAGGGAACTCGAGGGACGAACCGTACAAGACAGTCACTCCGGCCTGCTCGGCTGGCTCGAAGGCGTGTTCCCCTTGCTCGTCGAACGGGGGTACCGCGCGCGTGACCTCGAGCTGAGTCTCGCCACGGGCCCCGAGCGCCGCCCCCGGCAGCTGGTGGCGGATCTCTTCGGCGTCGTGGATCGCGGCAGCCTCGTGCGCCTGTGGGGTATCTTCAAGGACGTCACCCAACAGCGCCAGGACGATCGCCACCGACAAACGCTGGAGAATCAGCTCCGCCAAGCGCAAAGGCTCGAGTCCATCGGGCTGCTGGCGGGCGGTGTGGCGCACGACTTCAACAACATGCTCGTGGCCGTCCTCAACTATGCCGAGCTCGCGCTGCGTACCCTGCACACCAACCCCACCGCGGCCGCCGAGGACCTGCGCGCGATCGTGAAGGCCGGCGAACGCGCCGCGGGCCTGACCCGTCAGCTGCTGGCGTTTTCCCGGCAGCAGCCGATGCACAAGCAGCCGATCAACCTCAACGATGTCATCCGCAACTTGATGAAGCTGCTGCGACGGGTGATCCACGAATCGGTCGACCTCGACTTCGTGCCCGGGCACGCCCTGGGAACCGTGCTCGGTGACCCGGGGCAGATCGAGCAGGTGATGCTCAACCTCGTGGTCAACGCCAACGATGCCATCGACGACATCGGGCGCGTGACCATCGAAACCGAAAACGTCGTGCTGAACGGCAACTACGTCAAAACACACCCCTGGGCGCGCGCGGGACGTTACGTCCTGCTGTCGGTTTCCGATACGGGCAGCGGCATGTCGGAGGAGGTTCGGGAGCGGGCCTTCGAGCCCTTCTTCACCACGAAGGGCCCCGAGCGGGGCTCGGGACTTGGCCTTTCGACGGCCTACGGGATCATCAAACAGCACGACGGGATGATTCACGTCTACAGCGAGCCCGGCATGGGCTCTCGGTTCAAGATCTACCTGCCCATCGTCGAGCGGGCCGCCCTGTCCGTGGGGGGCCACGTGGAGCGCCTGGTGCGGGGCGGGAACGAGACGATCTTGGTGGCAGAGGACAACGACATGGTGCGCCAGGTGGTCTGCGCCCTGCTCGAGCGTGCGGGCTACCAGGTGATCGCGGCCAAAGACGGCGGGGAAGCCGTGCAGCTCTTCGAGCAAAGAGGCAACGAAATTCACTTGGCGCTGCTCGATGCCGTGATGCCCGTGATGTCGGGCCGGGCGGTGTTCCAGCACCTCCACACCCTGTGCCCCACCCTGCCCGTGTTGTTCGCCAGCGGGTACACGAGCGGGGTGTTCCCCGAGGAGTTTCTGCGGGAGCACCAGGGCCGCCTGATCGAGAAGCCCTACGATTCAGACACCCTGCTTCGGCGCATTCGCGAAGCGCTGGATCCGCCGCAGGGCGGAGAGGCTGGCGCCGCCCCCACGGCCTGA
- a CDS encoding TraR/DksA family transcriptional regulator produces MPSHDLQQHKEKLEALRAALVAEGDLAIEPATDKTDDDEAPLAEMNQVIASRRNRERATILKRIDAALVRLRDAPDDFGQCVDCGDPIGKRLEALPYVDLCVECQHERDGSPKRGSRRSLTDFR; encoded by the coding sequence ATGCCGTCTCACGATTTGCAGCAACACAAAGAAAAACTCGAAGCGCTTCGCGCCGCGCTCGTGGCCGAAGGGGACTTGGCGATCGAGCCTGCCACCGACAAAACGGACGACGACGAAGCCCCCCTGGCAGAGATGAACCAGGTGATCGCGTCGCGGCGCAACCGCGAGCGCGCCACGATCCTCAAGCGCATCGATGCTGCCCTCGTGCGCCTGCGGGACGCTCCGGACGATTTCGGCCAGTGCGTCGATTGCGGAGACCCCATCGGCAAACGGCTCGAGGCCCTGCCCTACGTGGATCTCTGCGTGGAGTGCCAACACGAGCGCGATGGCTCTCCGAAGCGAGGCTCACGGCGCAGCCTCACCGATTTCCGCTGA
- a CDS encoding AAA family ATPase, translating into MGQSGPPDRVSSDVPEAATVAGPVMGRGVAGAAELPTVGVRLGGRYETLGLVGAGGGGVVFRARDAADGSLVALKVSTRLDGGAADAFEREARVLAQLQHPAIVKYLDHGTTPEGAYLAMELLAGETLRERLAHGPLAPEAACRLGARMLDALGFAHARGVVHRDFKPSNVFLPAGQLEQAKLLDFGIARELYGWARTLTGQVMGTPLYMAPEQATGRRDVDGRADLFAVGCVLVECITGRPLFAGVGTAGLAKLALADDVLADSDFPHLPPALGDVLRPLLARDPAHRPSDARAVARQLESLAGALQTVSAPAEATALGSREARSMVVLMVGAPQEGASSSTAESLVADLARRHQGHVQTLLSGALLVSFGPGGSRELATLAARAALALRPLVIGRALALALGRATVEGRTVVSAAIDETTRLLAPTPDAAAAFGRSGVVYVDSHAAALLADGFEVESCETAFGTAHVLRGEQAVREGQRLLLGREVPFVGRERELASLEALVLECFDDERAHSSLVVAPAGGGKSRLKRALRQSVSRANPQAWVLVGQADPLAAGAPYGVLAAALRRAAQIAEPGASTENQGRLRALLAEVLATSLPDDRERILAFIGEIMGVWGEGNVPLRLRSARQDPRSLSDQVRLAWLDLLAGALARGPVFLVLEDLHWADGPSLQLAELALRTHRDRPLFVLGFARPEVNDRFPNLWRDVSDRQTLPPLRPRACRELVRAVLPDLAPERLELLVARADGNPFFLEELLRVESQTGAADERLVPPTILAALQTRLDTVGEGGKQVLRAASVFGERFSREGVEALLPQEVQQDVEAWLDVLASAELVARPLPPGAGHGAAWQFRHALVRDAAYDTLLESDKRVGHRLAARHLAATGEREGALLAAHYELAGDRKLARHHYRVAAEQALEAGDAEGVKARCAQAQNLGAAGEELGWLRLVACRAVMWQGAWPVGEELAREAYALLPGLVRIEALTELIIALGQQQKTDEMRARFRELMSLEPQGADRAAWAYAALRSGGLFVVLLGERTEVVELVARTRQVAALGDLRLSAMWHNVRSQEALMSGAMAQCQHEAEAALAAFETAGDIREACGVLNNLVCVLTDLGKLERAERRALRLLALSERLGLYTASVARVNLACIYLARGEAGRVAETVRQAMASEQVSVDPRVQGFCHLLLAQAALAQNRPELAVSAASEAVSRLAKAPAILFTAEAALSRALLQVGQRAEARIYAQSAVASLERGGVAEHAEFMVWLAGIEVARADGDTLWARTLTEKAAGALDRRLMNLTADEDRERALSALPDVALIERHARALGVAFPRVPHVWIPSFDDPSGVSTLLGDA; encoded by the coding sequence ATGGGGCAGTCTGGCCCACCCGATCGCGTCTCCTCCGACGTCCCCGAGGCCGCCACCGTTGCGGGCCCGGTGATGGGCCGTGGCGTGGCGGGCGCCGCCGAGCTGCCCACGGTCGGTGTACGGCTGGGGGGCCGCTACGAAACGCTCGGTCTCGTGGGCGCGGGCGGAGGCGGTGTGGTCTTTCGGGCCCGCGACGCCGCCGATGGCAGCCTGGTCGCCCTCAAGGTCTCCACGCGCCTCGACGGCGGCGCCGCCGACGCCTTCGAGCGGGAGGCGCGGGTGCTGGCGCAGCTCCAACACCCGGCCATCGTCAAGTACCTCGACCACGGCACCACGCCGGAGGGGGCCTACCTGGCCATGGAGCTCTTGGCCGGGGAGACTCTGCGCGAGCGTCTGGCCCATGGCCCCTTGGCACCCGAAGCGGCCTGTCGTCTCGGCGCGCGCATGTTGGATGCGCTCGGGTTCGCCCATGCGCGCGGGGTCGTGCACCGCGACTTCAAGCCCTCGAACGTGTTTTTGCCCGCGGGTCAGCTCGAGCAGGCCAAGCTGCTCGATTTCGGCATCGCCCGGGAGCTGTACGGATGGGCCCGCACGCTCACGGGCCAGGTGATGGGCACACCGCTTTACATGGCGCCCGAACAGGCCACGGGGCGGCGGGACGTGGACGGGCGCGCCGACCTCTTCGCCGTGGGGTGCGTGCTCGTGGAATGCATCACGGGGCGCCCCCTCTTCGCCGGGGTCGGCACGGCGGGCCTCGCGAAGCTGGCCTTGGCCGACGACGTTCTGGCCGATTCCGACTTTCCCCACCTGCCCCCGGCGCTGGGCGACGTGCTCCGCCCCTTGCTGGCCCGCGACCCAGCGCACCGGCCGAGCGATGCGCGCGCGGTGGCCCGACAGCTCGAGAGTCTGGCAGGGGCGCTGCAAACGGTTTCGGCACCTGCGGAGGCCACCGCCCTCGGCAGCCGCGAGGCGCGGTCCATGGTGGTGCTCATGGTGGGCGCCCCCCAGGAAGGGGCTTCATCTTCGACGGCCGAGTCCCTGGTGGCCGACCTCGCCCGCCGCCATCAAGGCCACGTGCAAACCCTGCTCTCGGGGGCGCTGCTCGTCAGCTTCGGCCCGGGGGGCTCGCGTGAGTTGGCCACGCTCGCGGCCCGCGCGGCGCTGGCGCTGCGGCCCCTCGTGATTGGCCGCGCCCTGGCCCTGGCCCTGGGGCGGGCCACGGTGGAGGGGCGCACGGTGGTGAGCGCGGCGATTGACGAGACCACGCGTCTTTTGGCGCCCACCCCGGACGCTGCGGCCGCCTTCGGCAGATCGGGCGTGGTCTACGTGGACAGCCACGCGGCGGCGCTCTTGGCGGACGGCTTCGAGGTCGAGTCGTGCGAGACCGCATTTGGCACCGCCCACGTGCTCCGGGGCGAGCAGGCAGTGCGGGAAGGCCAGCGGTTGCTCCTCGGGCGTGAGGTGCCCTTCGTGGGGCGTGAGCGCGAGCTGGCTTCGCTCGAGGCCCTGGTGCTCGAGTGCTTCGACGACGAACGGGCGCACTCGAGCTTGGTGGTGGCCCCTGCCGGCGGGGGCAAGTCCCGCCTCAAGCGTGCCCTTCGTCAGAGCGTGAGCCGCGCCAACCCGCAGGCCTGGGTTCTGGTGGGGCAGGCCGATCCCCTGGCCGCCGGGGCGCCCTACGGGGTGTTGGCGGCGGCCTTGCGTCGCGCCGCCCAGATCGCGGAGCCTGGCGCCTCGACCGAAAACCAAGGTCGTCTGCGGGCCCTCCTGGCGGAGGTGCTCGCCACGTCCCTGCCCGATGATCGCGAGCGCATCCTGGCCTTCATCGGCGAGATCATGGGCGTGTGGGGCGAAGGCAACGTCCCGTTGCGCCTGCGCTCCGCGCGGCAAGATCCCCGGAGCCTGTCTGACCAAGTCCGCCTGGCTTGGCTGGATCTCCTGGCGGGGGCGCTGGCCCGGGGGCCCGTGTTCTTGGTCCTCGAGGACCTCCACTGGGCCGACGGTCCGTCGTTACAGCTCGCCGAACTTGCCCTGAGGACGCATCGGGATCGTCCCCTGTTCGTGCTTGGCTTCGCGCGCCCCGAGGTCAACGACCGCTTTCCCAACCTGTGGCGGGACGTATCCGACCGTCAAACCTTGCCGCCGTTGCGCCCCCGCGCCTGCCGGGAGCTGGTGCGTGCCGTCCTGCCCGATCTGGCCCCCGAGCGCCTCGAGCTGCTCGTGGCGCGGGCCGATGGCAATCCGTTCTTTCTCGAGGAACTCCTGCGGGTGGAATCCCAGACGGGGGCGGCGGATGAGAGGCTCGTGCCCCCCACGATCCTGGCCGCGCTCCAGACCCGCCTCGACACGGTCGGGGAGGGTGGCAAGCAGGTCTTGCGTGCTGCCAGCGTGTTCGGTGAGCGCTTCTCCCGAGAGGGGGTCGAGGCGTTGCTGCCTCAGGAGGTGCAGCAGGACGTGGAAGCCTGGCTCGACGTGCTGGCCAGCGCGGAGCTGGTGGCGCGGCCTCTGCCCCCCGGCGCGGGGCACGGCGCTGCCTGGCAGTTCCGGCACGCGCTCGTGCGGGATGCGGCTTACGACACCCTGCTCGAGTCTGACAAGCGCGTGGGTCACCGCCTGGCCGCCCGGCACCTGGCGGCAACGGGCGAACGCGAAGGCGCCCTCTTGGCCGCACACTACGAGTTGGCCGGCGATCGCAAGCTGGCCCGCCATCACTACCGCGTGGCTGCAGAGCAGGCCCTGGAAGCGGGCGACGCCGAAGGCGTCAAGGCGCGCTGTGCGCAAGCCCAGAACCTGGGCGCTGCGGGCGAGGAGCTGGGATGGCTGCGCCTCGTGGCGTGCAGGGCCGTGATGTGGCAGGGCGCATGGCCCGTGGGCGAAGAGCTCGCGCGCGAGGCGTACGCGCTTCTGCCGGGCCTCGTGCGCATCGAAGCCCTGACGGAACTCATCATCGCGCTTGGCCAGCAACAAAAAACGGATGAGATGCGGGCACGTTTTCGGGAGCTCATGTCCCTCGAGCCCCAAGGGGCCGATCGGGCAGCCTGGGCCTACGCGGCCCTTCGCAGCGGGGGCCTTTTCGTCGTGCTGCTCGGCGAGCGCACCGAGGTGGTCGAGCTGGTGGCGCGCACGCGGCAGGTGGCGGCGCTCGGGGATCTGCGGCTTTCGGCCATGTGGCACAACGTGCGGTCCCAGGAGGCCTTGATGTCGGGGGCCATGGCGCAGTGTCAGCACGAAGCCGAGGCGGCCTTGGCGGCCTTCGAGACGGCGGGTGACATCCGTGAGGCTTGTGGTGTGCTGAACAATCTGGTGTGCGTTCTCACCGATCTCGGCAAGCTCGAGCGGGCCGAGCGGCGCGCCCTGCGGCTTTTGGCCCTGTCCGAGCGGTTGGGGCTGTATACGGCGTCGGTCGCGCGGGTCAACCTGGCGTGCATCTACCTTGCCCGGGGGGAGGCCGGCCGGGTGGCTGAAACCGTGCGGCAGGCCATGGCCAGCGAGCAGGTGAGCGTGGACCCTCGGGTCCAGGGGTTCTGCCACCTGTTGCTGGCGCAAGCCGCCCTCGCGCAAAACCGCCCCGAGCTCGCCGTGAGCGCCGCCTCCGAAGCGGTGTCGCGGCTGGCGAAGGCGCCGGCGATCTTGTTTACGGCCGAGGCGGCTTTGTCCCGCGCGCTCTTGCAGGTCGGCCAGCGCGCCGAAGCGCGCATCTACGCACAATCTGCGGTCGCGAGCCTCGAGCGCGGTGGGGTGGCCGAACACGCCGAGTTCATGGTGTGGCTGGCGGGCATCGAGGTCGCCCGCGCCGATGGCGACACGCTTTGGGCCCGCACCTTGACGGAAAAGGCTGCAGGCGCGCTCGACCGCAGGCTCATGAATCTGACGGCAGACGAAGATCGAGAGCGCGCGTTGTCAGCCTTACCCGACGTGGCCCTCATCGAGCGCCATGCGCGTGCTTTGGGGGTTGCGTTTCCCCGCGTTCCCCACGTATGGATACCGAGCTTCGACGACCCTTCCGGCGTCTCCACCCTCTTGGGCGACGCGTGA
- a CDS encoding sigma 54-interacting transcriptional regulator, whose amino-acid sequence MDPRFPPRPPGAPGEDNTEVQSPTTSATRMPVLLVVGDAALGGAPGPGPRVLALGAAGLVAGRNIEPSGQETLWRLTHRRASGRHARVRRLSDVCLLEDLGSTNGTLRNGLALSAPVALQDGDIVFMGGHAAVFRWLSLEEERALAEARRSPMGPIATSSPLTALAEMKLKRIAASEHEILLVGETGVGKEVYAEAIHKASGRAGPLVPVNCAALPGELVESELFGYVRGAHSQANQTKRGLIEEAEGGTLFLDEIGDMPQTAQAKLLRFLQSREIVPLGSTRPRRVDVRVLAATSRPGGGNGSPGLREDLIGRMGAAAFTLPPLRTRREDLGVLMHHFTRQAAGGVAPALDAGTFLALCLYPWPRNVRELKKVVETAVLLAAGAPEVGLLHLPEELAQLVSGDGITNPTDPVSGEFSEGSSGGSEVRFPPADSAPTTDATGAQALPPDRRRSPRPLPRRDELVALLTAHQGNVSEVARALDRHWKVIKRALDRYGLDADRFRTEGGP is encoded by the coding sequence ATGGACCCCCGCTTCCCCCCGCGTCCGCCTGGTGCCCCCGGCGAGGACAACACCGAGGTGCAGTCCCCCACCACGTCGGCCACCCGTATGCCCGTGCTCCTCGTGGTGGGCGACGCAGCTTTGGGCGGGGCGCCCGGCCCGGGGCCGCGTGTTTTGGCCCTCGGGGCTGCGGGGCTGGTTGCCGGTCGAAACATCGAGCCCTCGGGCCAAGAAACGCTCTGGCGCCTCACCCACAGGCGGGCGTCGGGGCGGCATGCCCGGGTTCGTCGCCTCTCGGACGTGTGTCTGCTCGAAGATCTCGGCAGCACCAATGGAACTCTTCGCAACGGGCTTGCCCTCTCGGCGCCCGTGGCGTTGCAGGATGGTGACATCGTGTTCATGGGCGGCCACGCGGCCGTGTTTCGCTGGCTGTCGCTGGAAGAGGAGAGGGCGCTCGCCGAGGCCCGCCGGTCGCCGATGGGGCCCATTGCCACGAGCTCGCCGCTCACGGCCTTGGCCGAGATGAAGCTCAAGCGGATCGCCGCCTCCGAGCACGAGATCCTGCTGGTGGGCGAAACGGGCGTCGGCAAGGAGGTGTACGCCGAGGCCATCCACAAGGCGAGCGGACGCGCGGGACCCCTCGTCCCCGTCAACTGCGCGGCGCTGCCGGGTGAACTCGTCGAAAGCGAGCTCTTCGGCTACGTCCGTGGGGCCCACTCACAAGCCAACCAAACCAAGCGCGGACTCATCGAGGAGGCCGAGGGTGGCACCCTCTTCCTGGACGAGATCGGCGACATGCCCCAGACCGCTCAGGCGAAGCTGCTGCGCTTCCTGCAAAGCCGCGAGATCGTGCCTCTGGGGTCCACGAGGCCGCGCCGGGTGGACGTGCGCGTGCTGGCCGCCACGTCGCGTCCGGGAGGCGGCAATGGCTCACCGGGCCTCCGTGAAGATCTCATTGGCCGCATGGGAGCCGCCGCGTTCACGCTGCCCCCCTTGCGCACGCGGCGCGAGGACCTGGGGGTTCTCATGCACCACTTCACGCGCCAGGCGGCAGGTGGCGTGGCCCCGGCGCTCGACGCGGGCACCTTCCTGGCCTTGTGTCTTTATCCCTGGCCCCGCAACGTCCGGGAGCTGAAGAAGGTCGTGGAGACGGCGGTGCTGTTGGCCGCGGGCGCACCGGAGGTGGGGCTTTTGCATTTGCCCGAAGAGCTCGCGCAGCTCGTCTCGGGCGATGGCATCACGAATCCCACCGACCCCGTCTCCGGGGAGTTCTCGGAGGGCTCGTCGGGCGGGTCGGAGGTCCGTTTTCCCCCTGCCGACAGCGCCCCGACCACGGACGCCACCGGGGCGCAAGCGTTGCCGCCAGACCGGCGGCGTTCGCCCCGGCCGCTGCCCCGGCGTGACGAGCTCGTCGCTTTGCTCACAGCGCACCAGGGGAACGTGTCCGAGGTCGCCCGCGCCCTGGACCGCCACTGGAAGGTCATCAAGCGCGCGCTCGACCGCTATGGGCTCGACGCCGATCGGTTCCGGACCGAAGGGGGGCCTTGA